One window from the genome of Rhinolophus ferrumequinum isolate MPI-CBG mRhiFer1 chromosome 10, mRhiFer1_v1.p, whole genome shotgun sequence encodes:
- the LOC117028752 gene encoding adrenodoxin-like: protein MTFAVAHGRQAAAQLSASTREPLAAAAVRPASHPVLTTLWAMAAAGGALFLSASSVAAAGGRLVPEQSGSKDKITVHFLNRDGEILTTKGKVGDSLLDVVVENNLDIDAFGACEGTLACSTCHLIFEKHIYEKLDAITDEENDMLDLAYGLTDRSRLGCQICLTKSMDNMTVQVPDAMADARQSIDMGKNS, encoded by the coding sequence ATGACCTTTGCCGTGGCCCACGGGCGTCAGGCGGCGGCGCAGCTGTCCGCCAGCACTCGGGAGCCTCTCGCGGCCGCTGCTGTGCGGCCTGCGTCGCATCCGGTGCTTACCACACTATGGGCTATGGCCGCCGCTGGGGGCGCCCTGTTCCTGAGCGCCTCCTCCGTGGCCGCCGCTGGGGGGCGCCTTGTTCCTGAGCAGAGCGGctcaaaagataaaataacagtCCACTTTTTAAACCGTGACGGTGAAATATTAACAACCAAAGGAAAAGTCGGTGACTCTCTGCTAGATGTTGTGGTTGAAAATAATCTAGATATTGATGCTTTTGGTGCATGTGAGGGAACCTTGGCTTGTTCTACTTGTCACCTTATCTTTGAAAAGCACATATATGAGAAGTTAGACGCAATCACTGATGAGGAGAATGACATGCTTGATCTGGCTTATGGGCTAACAGACAGATCCCGGTTGGGCTGCCAAATCTGCTTGACTAAATCTATGGACAATATGACTGTTCAAGTACCGGATGCCATGGCCGATGCCAGACAATCCATTGATATGGGCAAGAACTCCTAA